The genomic DNA GCGGTGGGCATCTGCTCCACCCGGGCGGCGATCGTGGAGCGGGCTGCCGGGCTCGGCCTGCTGTCCATGCAGAAGGTGTTCGTGACCGACCGGTCCAACCTCAACCGGAGCCTGCAGGCCATCGCGCGCTCGCGCCCCGACCTCGTGCAGCTCATGCCCGCCGTCGTGCTGCGCTACATGGAGCAGCAGGCCAGGGATCTCGGCGTGCCCTACCTGGCGGCCGGGTTCGTCCAGGGCGAGGCGGACGTGGTGGAGGCGCTCCAGCACGGCGCGGTGGGGGTCTGCACCTCGGACGAGAAGCTGTGGGGGTTGCGCCGCTCGGCCCTGCGCGCGTCCTGATCATCCTCGGGCATTGCGCCCAGGCGGCTCGGCGGTTCACGGCCCGCCGAGCCGCCGTCAGCCGTGCCCGTACCTCGGAAGGACCACCGTATGACGCCGGCCAGGCCGGACCTGTCAGCTCCGCCCCCCGGACCGCGGCCGCCCAGGGGTGGCGAGGCCCACACCGATGGCGGACCCCGCACGGGAAGGCAGCCGCGTGCGGCGGCCAAGCCCCGTAGCGGGGCGCGTACGGCGGGCAGGGCTCGCAGGTGGGCAGGTGCCCGCTCGGCGGTGCTGGCTCCGCCGCTCTTCGTCGTGCTCTGGAGCAGCGCCTTCATCGCGGGCATCCCCGGGGTCGCGGCCGCGCCGCCGCTCCTGCTGATGTTCGCCCGCTTCGCGGTGGCCGGGACGCTGCTGGCCGGATACGCCCTGATCACCCGCGCCCCCTGGCCGCGCGGCCGGGCACTGGCGCACATCGCCGTCTCCGGGCTCCTCATGCAGGCCGTCCAGTTCGGCAGCTTCTACACCGTGCTCGGCATGGGGTTCCCGGCCGCCGTCATCTCGCTCGTCCAGGGGCTCAGCCCGATCGTGGTCGCGCTGGCCGCCCGGTTCCTCGGCGAGCCGGTCACCGGGCGGCAGTGGCTCGGGTTCGCGCTCGGGGCGTCCGGTGTGCTGCTCGCGGTGGC from Nonomuraea muscovyensis includes the following:
- a CDS encoding glycerol-3-phosphate responsive antiterminator, giving the protein MSSRPKRPIDRRLLAALADYPVMASLVSVAMADTFTATSTPLGILASVPLGDLAATVRRTVDAGKIVFVNMDSTPGLGHDPGALSYLRDIGAVGICSTRAAIVERAAGLGLLSMQKVFVTDRSNLNRSLQAIARSRPDLVQLMPAVVLRYMEQQARDLGVPYLAAGFVQGEADVVEALQHGAVGVCTSDEKLWGLRRSALRAS